GGTAGAGTTGTCACTTCAATGCAATTGCTTTCAGGAATCCTAACTTCCGGTGGAAGACTCGCTGCAAAATCCTTTGTCTGTCTATATTCGACGTTGACCTTATGCGGAACTGGACGTTCAGACATAGTCGTTTTCAAACAGGTCACTTTTTCACCGACCTTGAACTCATGAGGCATCTCATATCTAATTGGCTCTCTATTGTGatcattattctcgttattattatgttttctatcattattctGTTGTATGGCTTCTAAATCATATTTTGTGATTTCAATGTCGTACTTgctgttccttttttcataGGAATCTTCTGAATACTCGTAACCTATCGTGGCACGTTTCTCATTACGTATATCGTTACGTATGTCATTACGTGTTTCCTGATCGTACTTGTTAGTGTTTCGGTCTAGAAGTTTCTCTTCCTGAATCTCGTACTTCGATGTTCTATCCAGTTTATTTTCGTAGTCATACTTTGAACCTGTCTGATCGAATTCGTTGAATCGTATGAGATTATTGTTACTGGCAGATTTGGGAAGACTATAACTCGCGTTTTGAGCCAATGGTAAGGAATTGGAAGCACTGAGTTTCTGATGAGTAGAGTGATGCTGATAATCATTCTTCAAGAGATCTCTTTGTGACGCATAGAGATTCTCCTGTTTGATCtcaaatttctctttctgtagCTTCACGTAATTCGACGTTACGTGATCTTGATTCCGATGAGTGTTGTCCAGGTGTCTCTGATAATTCTCGTGTCTTGCATTCTCTTGGATAACTTTAGCTGACACATAACCACTTTCTTTGGCGTAGTGATCGTGATTGTGATGTTTCGAATTATCAGCAAATTGTTTGCTACTCGCGTAatgactttctttctctttcttttgtcctGTTATTGCTTTGCTAGGTGTTAGAGCTTGATAATTTTGTCTTGCTggtaatggtggtggtggtgtgcCATCTGTACGATGTCCATTGCTATCCTGATCCTGTGGTTCCAACAATTCGTACctgacaaataaaaaatatgaagtgGAAACTTCGATCAAGATCTATTGTTACCTTTCACGTTTTACTCACCAACGATCATCGGTACTACTGTGTCCACTGCTACTGCTGGTCATTGTACCCTCTAATGGAAATCTAGGATCATTAAACGATCTAGAACTCGAACCTGTTCCGTATCCTGAACTATTACTGGATCTAGGTGGGCTAAAAGATCGATCGTATCGTCTTTGATGTGACATGGCAATTTGTTGAGTCGGCGTGTTGTCCGGGTTGGTTACGTTTTCATAATCACCTTCGTAATTGTTCGATAGATGTTGACAATTTTGTAGTGGGCATCCTCTGTGttcataaaaaaggaaaattaatttactttgTTCTCATGAcatttaaagttattaacattttgcGGTTGAAAGATAAATTGGCAAGTTGTAATTGGCAAGAGATGAATGTTAGAAAACGTATTAATAAACGCGCGCgcaactatttttaaatatttaacattataaatgtatgtcatttaaaaaagaattataaattctttatatCATTCTAATGAGTTAGATCTGTTTAcctaaaaagtaaatatttttcaatataatacaagtAGAATTATTGTCTGAAATTCTAATGGCAAACTAACTATTTTCCAAACTAATGATACTTTACAGTTAGTAGATAATTACATTTctgtaaatgtaatatataaataatatataaatactcgGATATGTTAGTTAAATGTTTTATCTACTTATTgcaaaatgtttataaaaaaacttttcgttagaactaatataataatagtaataataataatatatatatatatattatttattatacaattaacACAATTAAACAATTAAACATGTTTCGAATAAAGCTACCTTCTAGGATTGCCGTCATTCGTGGGTGGTATTACAGTGACAGTGACTTGAACGCTGGTTTTTAAAAGATCAATCATCTGATCGTGGGTCAACGTTGACACAGCCACCTTACAAATCTCAACGAGTCTCGAGCCCTGCCGAAGACCAGCTTGCCACGAAAGTCCCATAGCTTCGACCTGAGTCACTACACCGTCCGGCTGTACATGGAAACCCAATTGTCCGAGGCCGTTTCTTTTGAGAGAAAGTTCAGATGCTGGTGCTCCTTGCGTCACCGCTCGCAATCGTGCGACTATTTCCATCAGTTCGTCGCGTTCACCGTAATCGCCGCGCACATGGATCGTTATACACTCGCCTTGATGATAATACAATCTCAGACTGCAAAGAAATGTCATTAGTTCAAATATTACAAAGGCAAATTTGaaagttaaataattattgaatttgtttaataaattgtaaaatagttcatttttttacctaatttaataacattaatcttgactaaggaaagataaattaatctgtttttaatttttattttctttaattgacgatcaaatcattatatttaagaaaaaaatcatttcgtcATACTCTCAATTAAATTTAGTTAACTCTCGAtaagtcaattttttttcgtgtctaaataattaaatacataataaatacataataaataaattacataatgagaaacttttaatataacatattagTAGGTAtactaaattttttataactaaATATCGgatatgaattaatatatacacatatatgaaATTACGACTTAAAAGTTACATAATCTtatgaaagattaataaaaaaaaaagaagtttttgCGGTTTTCTTCGGTTATATTAAGAATTGCAGCTCCTGTGTTATTAGAAAGTTTCAGCTAAACTCACCTATTGGTTTGAGCATGCCAGCCAAGAACGCTGACGCAAGGAGTTACAAAGACGATTTGTCGTGAATGTTCTTCGATCAGTACGATAGTATCAATGCTTATTCCAAGATAGCAATCAGTGTTTTGGTTACTATCCTCAAGAATGACCTGCCAACAAATCGCACCACGCTGGGACGCGTCACAAGATAATCTTGGTCTAACATTTGCCTTCTTTTTACTGCTGAAAGACAGCATCGctattaaacgaaaaaaaagccaataggaaaaaaacgtttttaatttctatataacaGAAGTAATTGTTAAacattttgtataatataaatattttatcataaatatttataatatacatatttattattatatttataaatatgatgtaatacattaaaaaaaaaaaaacaaaaaaaaaacaaaaataaatattatataatataaatattaataatataaatatatttttgtcatattataaattatattatttattaatttttcagaaattatatatttatatatatataaaattatattattatataatatatatatacatatatgtatttataaggaatattttataatataaggaAACTTACAAAACTTTTGACCAGTATCGACAACCGTGGCAGACGAATAATTAGTCGCCAAATCTTTCAAATATTCCTGTCTTGTTCTTGTCGCCATTGTAGCAAACTTTTCTGATCTAAAATAGAGACAAACGATTTTAACTCgaactatttaataatatcgtaaacGATAGTCGTATACAGGAAATTTTCGTATTACCTGTGTGCTGCATTCTCGGCATTAATTACTTTCGCTAGAATGAAATCTGCAAAAGCTTTTCCCTTTGTAAAGGTCGCTCCTGATGGAACAGGTGGTCCGAAAATAGGCACCTCTTTACTTCTGGAAACAGCTACGCTGTATTGCGTATTGTCCGTGCAAGGATTAATGGCTTTTATCACGATGAACACGTGCTGAAATTGCGAACGTATTCTGCGTGGACTGAACGGTAGAGCTCCGGGTTCCTGAAATACGTTCAAAGGATTAGAAacaaggggaagaaaaaggggaaaaaaaagaaaaagttggaagaaaagaaagaaaataaaagggataTACTaccgtatataaatatctttaaattttcaaaagttattaataaaattcaagaaatatttataacttatgacaaatttaacaaaaaaattcgcTATTAAAAGTACGTCCGaaggataaaaatttaaaaaaattatattaaactataattatataatttttataatttctaataactgctttttatataattaatcaattattgtatacataatactttatataataataataactttacttTATATAAGTACTTTATATAATCTCTGGTTATTTTCGttcaaacaaaatataaattctgcTTCACGTTTCGTATACAAGAACtcggatatataatatatttcgtcAATATGGTCGATTttttatctgtctctctttctccctcttctctctctttattcttacCTGAAAGACTATTGTTACTATGTCGTTTCCAATGTGTCTCTTCCTTAACAGCTGCTGCCGGTTATTCGGCGTAAAGGGTAGCATCGTTGACACGTGAAACGTAACTTCCGCTCCCCGATGAGTCGCAGCTACCGCATGAGTACCCGTTGAGTCTGTTCGAGTATCTAAACCAGCTTTATAACCCTCGAATCCTCGCAGTCTTATTCTTTGGCCTGTTATTatgtattaacaatattatataatatattcaatatgaataagttttttatttaaatcataattaattatcaattaatgaCGACGTCGgaaattttaatctttaagTACATATGATTATGAAATTAGAACGTATAAATGTGTATAACGTAACATAGTTGTAACATATTGttgtttttcattaaattttataaaacaaattatgataaagaaattttgttattgtttcaattttaatatttatttaataaacagtataattttttgttataaatttagAAGAAATTAATGTAACAAAAGTTAAAACAAGTAGGATGTTCTGTTAAAGAGATACGTGACTCTCTTTAAGTATTATCATTCAATCCATTTTAGTTTTGATAAATTCTCGGAAATCTGGTCGATGACGCCTGCGCTAGAGTAACTTTTTGCATCTGTCCGAGTTTCGAACACGTGGCcgacttttttctctcaacgATAATGTCGCTCGTTGTTAAGAGCTTTTCCGAGAATTTATGTGGGTCACcgatttcatttattctctctttatttttaaacattttgcGAAGACTGAAATTTCACGTGTACGATACTTgatcaagataaaaaaatttatagtatataaatatttataattattttttattttgcatatagtcagacaaaaattattagaaaagataaaatatgaatcctatatgatttttacttattaaatCGGCtactgaaatattaataaaacaaaaaaaaaacaaactacaaaaatatatttaccgaTTGTATCCAGAAATTCGAGAAACGCTGGTCCAGCATGCTGATTATTATACATCTCTTCTTCCGTCCTTTGACCTGATCTACAGTATAACACGCCGACCTTGTACCTACTAGAAAGACCCTGCTCATCCAACCTTGCGACAGCTTCTTCAGCGGCAGCCGTTCCAAGTCTGAGACAGCCTAATTGTACTTCCGGTGCGACCAACTCCAGAAGTTCTCTTGTTGGTACTCTACCTTGGGGCCTTATACCCAGTGCTTCTTCAGGCACTGAACCACGTAAAGTTAACAGTTCTGATGTTCTTACGATTATTCGATATTGATTAACGTCTTTACGAATACTGATGGCCACTGGACCTAATTGTTCGTCCATACCAAACCAGTTTTGATGTTCTCGACCTAAAAATgtgtataaaaattctttataatatttctgtaACTTTAAAGTCATATATTtgcatatctatatttttcttaagtttatcattttatcaccACAAAATTAATAGTTACTTTATAccttaaaattttaatgttttcaaagtataatttgcaattattataatataactatattagtatataatcgataaataatattacaattttcatattacataatattctTGTAGacatcgaaaataaatttggTTTTTGAAGAGTTATATACAGAgacgttcatttttattaattactccAACAAAAATCATTTCGATCAATTAACCAATGAATTAATTACCTAAGAAATATTTCCGATAATAATGAGCACCCTCGTCGACGCTTTCGATCGGTAGTGGTCGTTTTTGTACCGGACACGTGTGTTTCCATAATGTTTCACAGGGTAAAGGTTCCAAAACCGAGACACCATAAGATAATGCCGGCCTATGAACTCCATTAACGTGTGGACAACGAGTAAGGCCAACTTCGCGTTCCCCTTCACCGCCAATCTCATTCCGGAAGAAGGGACACGATTC
The genomic region above belongs to Vespa crabro chromosome 2, iyVesCrab1.2, whole genome shotgun sequence and contains:
- the LOC124421754 gene encoding signal-induced proliferation-associated 1-like protein 2 isoform X2, giving the protein MIGEPLKREVAILERKRESGVPLFCVPRQRRSSQPENNDEMIASLPINSGGSGGPVSRVGRGLALHRSNSSLELPHSPDPASRVPETPLRREYGSHGSIDVVAQSVAVGENIFAMLQDFRPTDQRSPVSADYLRRVQDTQSAQDTDEVCGPTGSGSSPKLRLKLNRFWGGKSPRTMEETCGSPVVSADVEERHRRRAFAHYDCQSLTANLGYAAKLRGILLARRRNTATGASAASTLRASTPDETPEEDAGDGKGNDLLESCPFFRNEIGGEGEREVGLTRCPHVNGVHRPALSYGVSVLEPLPCETLWKHTCPVQKRPLPIESVDEGAHYYRKYFLGREHQNWFGMDEQLGPVAISIRKDVNQYRIIVRTSELLTLRGSVPEEALGIRPQGRVPTRELLELVAPEVQLGCLRLGTAAAEEAVARLDEQGLSSRYKVGVLYCRSGQRTEEEMYNNQHAGPAFLEFLDTIGQRIRLRGFEGYKAGLDTRTDSTGTHAVAATHRGAEVTFHVSTMLPFTPNNRQQLLRKRHIGNDIVTIVFQEPGALPFSPRRIRSQFQHVFIVIKAINPCTDNTQYSVAVSRSKEVPIFGPPVPSGATFTKGKAFADFILAKVINAENAAHRSEKFATMATRTRQEYLKDLATNYSSATVVDTGQKFSMLSFSSKKKANVRPRLSCDASQRGAICWQVILEDSNQNTDCYLGISIDTIVLIEEHSRQIVFVTPCVSVLGWHAQTNSLRLYYHQGECITIHVRGDYGERDELMEIVARLRAVTQGAPASELSLKRNGLGQLGFHVQPDGVVTQVEAMGLSWQAGLRQGSRLVEICKVAVSTLTHDQMIDLLKTSVQVTVTVIPPTNDGNPRRGCPLQNCQHLSNNYEGDYENVTNPDNTPTQQIAMSHQRRYDRSFSPPRSSNSSGYGTGSSSRSFNDPRFPLEGTMTSSSSGHSSTDDRWYELLEPQDQDSNGHRTDGTPPPPLPARQNYQALTPSKAITGQKKEKESHYASSKQFADNSKHHNHDHYAKESGYVSAKVIQENARHENYQRHLDNTHRNQDHVTSNYVKLQKEKFEIKQENLYASQRDLLKNDYQHHSTHQKLSASNSLPLAQNASYSLPKSASNNNLIRFNEFDQTGSKYDYENKLDRTSKYEIQEEKLLDRNTNKYDQETRNDIRNDIRNEKRATIGYEYSEDSYEKRNSKYDIEITKYDLEAIQQNNDRKHNNNENNDHNREPIRYEMPHEFKVGEKVTCLKTTMSERPVPHKVNVEYRQTKDFAASLPPEVRIPESNCIEVTTLPSEDELSNGSGSISPRLRRANKHRTGNLTPSSGSSRNQSPRPKPGVRNSHRNSANLTSSTLQEDLMKLINPDYIADDSQLTNNNISNSIMSTNQNSNKINNNMLEIQNRCRSRENLCGNSTSTLSVLPANGQDNGNNGSEVILTMARPATVISNASTASSPAPSENKLSKEERLSPRVTKSPHSMSKPTNNLTSTKDAKTHVDDDVDCWQNHHVDSNNKTSNQHPQEWTDDRIIDGCNTIANSVSDLQSHLSTLELRVARETRRRLSLEDEVRRLRDENRRLQDESHAAAQQLRRFTEWFFQTIDHQ
- the LOC124421754 gene encoding signal-induced proliferation-associated 1-like protein 2 isoform X3; amino-acid sequence: MIASLPINSGGSGGPVSRVGRGLALHRSNSSLELPHSPDPASRVPETPLRREYGSHGSIDVVAQSVAVGENIFAMLQDFRPTDQRSPVSADYLRRVQDTQSAQDTDEVCGPTGSGSSPKLRLKLNRFWGGKSPRTMEETCGSPVVSADVEERHRRRAFAHYDCQSLTANLGYAAKLRGILLARRRNTATGASAASTLRASTPDETPEEDAGDGKGNDLLESCPFFRNEIGGEGEREVGLTRCPHVNGVHRPALSYGVSVLEPLPCETLWKHTCPVQKRPLPIESVDEGAHYYRKYFLGREHQNWFGMDEQLGPVAISIRKDVNQYRIIVRTSELLTLRGSVPEEALGIRPQGRVPTRELLELVAPEVQLGCLRLGTAAAEEAVARLDEQGLSSRYKVGVLYCRSGQRTEEEMYNNQHAGPAFLEFLDTIGQRIRLRGFEGYKAGLDTRTDSTGTHAVAATHRGAEVTFHVSTMLPFTPNNRQQLLRKRHIGNDIVTIVFQEPGALPFSPRRIRSQFQHVFIVIKAINPCTDNTQYSVAVSRSKEVPIFGPPVPSGATFTKGKAFADFILAKVINAENAAHRSEKFATMATRTRQEYLKDLATNYSSATVVDTGQKFSMLSFSSKKKANVRPRLSCDASQRGAICWQVILEDSNQNTDCYLGISIDTIVLIEEHSRQIVFVTPCVSVLGWHAQTNSLRLYYHQGECITIHVRGDYGERDELMEIVARLRAVTQGAPASELSLKRNGLGQLGFHVQPDGVVTQVEAMGLSWQAGLRQGSRLVEICKVAVSTLTHDQMIDLLKTSVQVTVTVIPPTNDGNPRRGCPLQNCQHLSNNYEGDYENVTNPDNTPTQQIAMSHQRRYDRSFSPPRSSNSSGYGTGSSSRSFNDPRFPLEGTMTSSSSGHSSTDDRWYELLEPQDQDSNGHRTDGTPPPPLPARQNYQALTPSKAITGQKKEKESHYASSKQFADNSKHHNHDHYAKESGYVSAKVIQENARHENYQRHLDNTHRNQDHVTSNYVKLQKEKFEIKQENLYASQRDLLKNDYQHHSTHQKLSASNSLPLAQNASYSLPKSASNNNLIRFNEFDQTGSKYDYENKLDRTSKYEIQEEKLLDRNTNKYDQETRNDIRNDIRNEKRATIGYEYSEDSYEKRNSKYDIEITKYDLEAIQQNNDRKHNNNENNDHNREPIRYEMPHEFKVGEKVTCLKTTMSERPVPHKVNVEYRQTKDFAASLPPEVRIPESNCIEVTTLPSEDELSNGSGSISPRLRRANKHRTGNLTPSSGSSRNQSPRPKPGVRNSHRNSANLTSSTLQEDLMKLINPDYIADDSQLTNNNISNSIMSTNQNSNKINNNMLEIQNRCRSRENLCGNSTSTLSVLPANGQDNGNNGSEVILTMARPATVISNASTASSPAPSENKLSKEERLSPRVTKSPHSMSKPTNNLTSTKDAKTHVDDDVDCWQNHHVDSNNKTSNQHPQEWTDDRIIDGCNTIANSVSDLQSHLSTLELRVARETRRRLSLEDEVRRLRDENRRLQDESHAAAQQLRRFTEWFFQTIDHQ
- the LOC124421754 gene encoding signal-induced proliferation-associated 1-like protein 2 isoform X1, which encodes MSLINKIVRVVVNSTNCLTPSLKKKHEDSEWSEEATNTIYEETTNTIYEEATNTICEEITFIHDNTANVLLKDDQNDEMIASLPINSGGSGGPVSRVGRGLALHRSNSSLELPHSPDPASRVPETPLRREYGSHGSIDVVAQSVAVGENIFAMLQDFRPTDQRSPVSADYLRRVQDTQSAQDTDEVCGPTGSGSSPKLRLKLNRFWGGKSPRTMEETCGSPVVSADVEERHRRRAFAHYDCQSLTANLGYAAKLRGILLARRRNTATGASAASTLRASTPDETPEEDAGDGKGNDLLESCPFFRNEIGGEGEREVGLTRCPHVNGVHRPALSYGVSVLEPLPCETLWKHTCPVQKRPLPIESVDEGAHYYRKYFLGREHQNWFGMDEQLGPVAISIRKDVNQYRIIVRTSELLTLRGSVPEEALGIRPQGRVPTRELLELVAPEVQLGCLRLGTAAAEEAVARLDEQGLSSRYKVGVLYCRSGQRTEEEMYNNQHAGPAFLEFLDTIGQRIRLRGFEGYKAGLDTRTDSTGTHAVAATHRGAEVTFHVSTMLPFTPNNRQQLLRKRHIGNDIVTIVFQEPGALPFSPRRIRSQFQHVFIVIKAINPCTDNTQYSVAVSRSKEVPIFGPPVPSGATFTKGKAFADFILAKVINAENAAHRSEKFATMATRTRQEYLKDLATNYSSATVVDTGQKFSMLSFSSKKKANVRPRLSCDASQRGAICWQVILEDSNQNTDCYLGISIDTIVLIEEHSRQIVFVTPCVSVLGWHAQTNSLRLYYHQGECITIHVRGDYGERDELMEIVARLRAVTQGAPASELSLKRNGLGQLGFHVQPDGVVTQVEAMGLSWQAGLRQGSRLVEICKVAVSTLTHDQMIDLLKTSVQVTVTVIPPTNDGNPRRGCPLQNCQHLSNNYEGDYENVTNPDNTPTQQIAMSHQRRYDRSFSPPRSSNSSGYGTGSSSRSFNDPRFPLEGTMTSSSSGHSSTDDRWYELLEPQDQDSNGHRTDGTPPPPLPARQNYQALTPSKAITGQKKEKESHYASSKQFADNSKHHNHDHYAKESGYVSAKVIQENARHENYQRHLDNTHRNQDHVTSNYVKLQKEKFEIKQENLYASQRDLLKNDYQHHSTHQKLSASNSLPLAQNASYSLPKSASNNNLIRFNEFDQTGSKYDYENKLDRTSKYEIQEEKLLDRNTNKYDQETRNDIRNDIRNEKRATIGYEYSEDSYEKRNSKYDIEITKYDLEAIQQNNDRKHNNNENNDHNREPIRYEMPHEFKVGEKVTCLKTTMSERPVPHKVNVEYRQTKDFAASLPPEVRIPESNCIEVTTLPSEDELSNGSGSISPRLRRANKHRTGNLTPSSGSSRNQSPRPKPGVRNSHRNSANLTSSTLQEDLMKLINPDYIADDSQLTNNNISNSIMSTNQNSNKINNNMLEIQNRCRSRENLCGNSTSTLSVLPANGQDNGNNGSEVILTMARPATVISNASTASSPAPSENKLSKEERLSPRVTKSPHSMSKPTNNLTSTKDAKTHVDDDVDCWQNHHVDSNNKTSNQHPQEWTDDRIIDGCNTIANSVSDLQSHLSTLELRVARETRRRLSLEDEVRRLRDENRRLQDESHAAAQQLRRFTEWFFQTIDHQ